Proteins co-encoded in one Desulfitobacterium hafniense DCB-2 genomic window:
- a CDS encoding restriction endonuclease subunit S has protein sequence MKDKNTKVPEIRFRGFTDAWEQRELGEDIKFVGGATPFKENPEYWNGDIVWLSSQEIKERFVTSGTYKITKKAVKDNATKVIKAGTPLIVTRSGILAKRFPISIPTVDVAINQDIKALLYDDERIATDFLIAGLQKNEGFILKHIVKTGTTVQSINLPDFQKFLMAYPMLPEQTAIGNFFRTLDDTITLHKRKLDKLKELKKAYLQRMFPQAGNDVPKVRFAGFTEPWASRKLGEVAEIVRGASPRPIQDPKWFDEKSNVGWLRISDVSVQDGRVHYLEQHISKAGQKKTRVLTQPHLLLSIAASVGKPVINYVNTGVHDGFLIFQNPNFEIEFMFQWLKMFEEQWLKYGQPGSQINLNSDIVKNQDISIPTKEEQKHIGNLFLNLDNQVFVRQQKLDQLNQLKRSYLQRMFL, from the coding sequence ATGAAGGATAAAAATACGAAGGTTCCTGAAATAAGGTTTCGGGGGTTTACTGACGCTTGGGAACAGCGAGAGTTGGGGGAGGACATCAAATTCGTTGGAGGCGCAACTCCCTTTAAGGAAAATCCAGAATACTGGAATGGTGATATTGTTTGGCTTTCTTCTCAAGAAATCAAAGAGCGTTTTGTTACATCTGGAACCTATAAAATTACAAAAAAGGCCGTGAAAGATAACGCTACAAAGGTCATTAAAGCTGGAACACCTTTAATTGTAACAAGAAGTGGTATTTTAGCGAAACGATTTCCTATAAGCATTCCTACTGTTGATGTTGCAATCAATCAAGATATTAAAGCACTTCTTTACGATGATGAAAGAATTGCAACAGATTTTTTAATTGCGGGCCTTCAAAAGAATGAAGGATTCATACTGAAACATATAGTGAAAACAGGGACGACTGTCCAATCAATTAACCTCCCTGATTTTCAAAAGTTTTTGATGGCCTATCCCATGCTCCCCGAACAAACCGCCATCGGCAACTTTTTCCGCACCCTCGACGATACTATCACCCTTCATAAGCGTAAGCTGGATAAGCTGAAAGAGTTGAAGAAAGCTTACCTGCAAAGGATGTTCCCTCAAGCTGGGAACGATGTGCCAAAAGTGCGTTTTGCTGGGTTTACTGAGCCGTGGGCAAGCCGAAAATTAGGTGAGGTTGCTGAGATTGTACGCGGAGCAAGTCCAAGACCAATACAAGATCCCAAGTGGTTTGATGAGAAATCAAATGTTGGATGGTTGAGAATTTCGGATGTATCAGTGCAAGACGGTAGGGTGCATTATCTAGAGCAACATATCTCAAAAGCTGGACAAAAAAAGACACGTGTTCTTACTCAACCACATCTGTTACTAAGCATTGCTGCAAGCGTTGGAAAGCCTGTAATTAATTACGTAAACACAGGGGTTCATGACGGTTTCTTGATTTTTCAAAATCCTAATTTTGAAATAGAATTTATGTTTCAATGGCTGAAGATGTTTGAAGAACAATGGCTGAAATATGGGCAACCAGGGAGTCAAATAAATCTGAACTCTGACATTGTAAAAAATCAAGACATTTCAATACCAACTAAAGAGGAACAAAAACATATTGGAAATCTATTCTTAAATCTTGACAATCAAGTATTTGTCCGGCAGCAAAAACTAGATCAACTTAATCAACTTAAAAGATCATATCTTCAAAGGATGTTCCTATAA
- a CDS encoding type I restriction-modification system subunit M, translated as MSELNNQLWASADILRGKMDASEYKNYLLGLVFYKYLSDQELRAVYEEEQGKVAEYPSRDEQFSGLLDWYNDDAAGIREIISKKLGYFIEPDSLFYTFRKKAGEYELHISDIQNAFIELGRQGEHFAGLFDDVDLASTKLGANAQQRNVTITEVIKALDEIDLFGHDGDVIGDAYEYLIGQFAAGAGKKAGEFYTPQAVSKIISEIVAIGQEETAPFHIYDPTMGSGSLMLNIRRFVKNPGQVHYHGQELNTTTYNLARMNLILHNVEQSQMRLRNGDTLDEDWPTDEPYLFNAVVMNPPYSANWSADGKFLSDPRFEQYGKLAPKSKADFSFLLHGFYHLNEKGTMGIVLPHGVLFRGASEGVIRKTLLDMGAIEAVIGLPANIFYGTSIPTVVLILKKNRAKRDVLFIDASKAFEKQKNQNCIRSQDIRKIVDTYKKRSSSPQYAHLADYDEIVRNDYNLNIPRYVDTFEEEAPIDIVALSKEITDLNLQIKQREAEFLGMLSQLAITDETKELIEATKGIFM; from the coding sequence GTGAATATAAAAACTACCTACTGGGGTTGGTTTTTTACAAATACTTATCAGACCAAGAACTGCGCGCCGTATATGAAGAGGAACAAGGCAAGGTGGCGGAGTATCCAAGCCGGGACGAGCAGTTTTCGGGGCTTCTGGATTGGTATAATGATGATGCAGCAGGCATCAGGGAGATCATTTCTAAAAAATTAGGATATTTTATTGAGCCGGACTCTCTTTTTTATACTTTTAGAAAGAAAGCCGGCGAATATGAGCTGCACATTTCAGACATCCAAAACGCCTTTATTGAACTCGGAAGGCAAGGTGAGCATTTTGCAGGATTGTTTGACGATGTAGACCTCGCTTCAACCAAGCTGGGGGCAAATGCGCAACAGCGTAATGTAACTATAACAGAGGTCATAAAGGCGCTTGACGAAATTGACCTTTTCGGGCATGACGGGGATGTGATCGGGGATGCTTACGAGTATTTGATCGGCCAATTTGCGGCAGGAGCCGGCAAAAAAGCGGGAGAGTTTTATACTCCGCAAGCTGTCAGCAAAATCATTTCGGAAATTGTGGCTATCGGACAAGAGGAAACCGCTCCCTTCCATATCTACGACCCTACCATGGGTTCAGGATCACTCATGCTCAATATCCGCCGATTTGTGAAAAATCCAGGGCAGGTGCATTACCATGGACAGGAGCTGAATACAACAACCTACAACCTCGCTCGAATGAACCTGATCTTGCATAATGTGGAACAGTCACAAATGCGTCTCAGAAATGGCGATACCCTTGATGAGGACTGGCCGACCGATGAACCGTATCTTTTTAACGCGGTCGTTATGAATCCTCCTTACTCGGCGAATTGGAGTGCGGACGGAAAATTTTTGAGCGATCCCCGTTTTGAACAATATGGAAAGCTTGCACCAAAGTCTAAGGCTGACTTTTCGTTTTTATTGCATGGATTTTATCACCTAAATGAAAAAGGGACGATGGGTATCGTTCTACCCCATGGAGTGCTATTCAGAGGAGCTTCTGAAGGTGTTATCAGAAAAACTTTGCTTGATATGGGTGCCATTGAGGCAGTGATTGGTCTGCCTGCCAATATCTTTTATGGTACAAGCATACCAACTGTTGTGCTGATCCTGAAAAAGAACCGTGCCAAGCGGGATGTTCTGTTCATAGATGCGTCAAAAGCCTTTGAAAAGCAAAAAAACCAAAACTGTATACGCAGCCAAGATATTAGAAAAATTGTTGATACTTATAAAAAGCGGAGCAGTAGCCCCCAATATGCCCATTTGGCAGATTATGATGAGATTGTCCGCAACGACTATAATCTTAATATCCCCCGCTATGTGGATACCTTCGAGGAAGAAGCGCCGATCGATATTGTGGCACTTAGCAAAGAAATTACCGACCTGAATCTGCAGATCAAGCAGAGAGAGGCGGAGTTTTTAGGCATGCTTAGCCAGCTTGCCATAACAGATGAAACAAAGGAGCTTATAGAGGCGACAAAGGGTATCTTTATGTAG